The Methanofervidicoccus sp. A16 genome has a segment encoding these proteins:
- a CDS encoding DUF373 family protein — MGVKNNVVGIFTVNNVENENNYRNYNRDREKYLVIIVDMDDDVGRKANIKTPVLGRSDCINAAIKLGLADPGDTDINSILGGVKLYDDLKREGYEVELALISGYKDVESKECAKKIKEQLDFLLYLYEPTFVYFVSDGKEDELVLKYLEGKNVFVWKKRIVVKQSEYLESTYYLIQEFLKKTMSQYLPFIFTSIGFAMVIYAIFADLGWRIIVGIVGLYILSEGSGLIEDLKRSLKEGKKTLEFRRLTPMGNIIALLIVIIGAFYSYNMANSGDLVNFVGKFLYYFTDLFVLSMFIVLVAHSIDDIIYSSRDILDILKKFLFGIVILFILREILLKFSNLLCGEAQFIELVVSVVVYTIITGILFIVLFYNRNRNR; from the coding sequence ATGGGGGTTAAAAATAACGTTGTAGGTATTTTCACTGTTAATAACGTTGAAAATGAAAATAACTATAGAAATTACAATAGAGATAGGGAGAAATATCTCGTTATTATAGTAGATATGGACGACGATGTAGGTAGGAAGGCCAACATTAAAACTCCAGTACTAGGGAGGTCTGACTGTATAAACGCCGCTATTAAACTGGGACTGGCAGATCCAGGAGATACAGATATAAACTCCATACTTGGAGGTGTGAAGTTATACGACGATTTGAAAAGAGAAGGATATGAAGTAGAGTTGGCACTTATCTCTGGTTATAAAGATGTGGAATCTAAGGAGTGTGCCAAGAAAATTAAGGAACAGTTGGACTTCCTACTCTATCTCTACGAGCCCACATTTGTTTATTTCGTATCTGACGGTAAGGAGGACGAGTTGGTACTGAAGTACTTAGAGGGTAAAAATGTGTTTGTGTGGAAAAAGAGGATAGTTGTAAAGCAGAGTGAATATCTAGAGTCTACCTACTACCTGATCCAGGAGTTCCTTAAGAAAACGATGTCCCAATATCTGCCCTTTATATTTACATCCATAGGGTTTGCCATGGTTATCTACGCCATATTTGCAGATCTTGGTTGGAGGATCATCGTTGGTATAGTGGGGTTGTATATCCTCTCAGAGGGTTCAGGTTTAATTGAAGATCTAAAGAGATCCTTAAAGGAGGGTAAGAAAACTCTTGAGTTTAGGAGACTTACACCAATGGGTAATATAATTGCCCTGCTAATAGTTATTATAGGAGCATTTTACTCCTACAATATGGCTAACAGTGGAGATCTTGTCAATTTTGTAGGTAAATTTCTTTATTATTTTACAGATCTCTTTGTACTCAGTATGTTTATAGTTCTGGTAGCCCACTCTATAGACGATATCATCTACTCCAGTAGGGATATCTTAGATATTTTAAAGAAGTTTCTCTTTGGGATTGTGATTCTGTTTATACTGAGGGAGATCCTACTTAAGTTTTCAAATTTACTGTGTGGAGAGGCACAATTTATAGAACTTGTTGTATCTGTGGTAGTATATACGATAATAACTGGTATTCTCTTTATAGTACTCTTCTACAACAGAAACAGGAATAGATAG
- a CDS encoding oligosaccharide repeat unit polymerase, which produces MSFLERYILHPVFIITFGHLAIFLLAIPYYPSLGYSSLIKIFSLITFFIFFYSIPFFIEDKVYRYFSRIKILNIQLKTLLPVIYGIILFLLISYGVFTITNSYIMSIIYPILVLIVSNLFVVYKFLNDGIIKNPPSVLKILTHMDTIIFIVGILSFIVLTVKYGTIPILDYDVRMAISKDPLRLISTGALVYGSMSNALYFIVAFILLLLLGYKAGILILTISFLLYRYSLKKISLKGIVVSILGLIVILAVMSKVILLSSGQRWNIGILKILSYRAYFDITVLEKIVNYSTHTFGKIVLNPDGERLIGELLFGYSHNFTSTMFGPVYLDFGIYGLLFATLLGLFSRSIYKGDRKIYCIYAAILLSMCEIGINYGFLIVTFLMLYVNSLLNLRNKLKKFN; this is translated from the coding sequence ATGAGTTTTTTAGAGAGGTATATTCTACATCCTGTTTTTATAATAACTTTTGGACATTTAGCTATCTTCCTACTTGCCATTCCTTACTATCCCTCTCTTGGATACTCATCATTAATAAAGATTTTTTCACTGATAACCTTTTTTATATTCTTCTATTCCATACCCTTTTTTATAGAGGATAAAGTATACAGGTATTTCAGTAGGATAAAAATACTCAATATCCAGTTGAAAACATTACTTCCTGTAATATACGGTATAATACTGTTTCTACTGATATCTTACGGAGTCTTTACCATTACAAACTCCTATATAATGTCTATAATCTATCCTATTTTAGTGTTGATAGTATCAAACCTTTTTGTTGTCTATAAGTTTTTGAATGATGGTATTATAAAAAACCCACCCTCTGTACTTAAAATACTTACACACATGGATACTATAATATTCATAGTGGGCATCCTGTCCTTTATAGTTCTAACTGTGAAGTATGGCACCATACCTATACTGGATTACGATGTTAGGATGGCTATCTCCAAGGATCCCTTAAGGCTTATCTCCACTGGAGCCCTTGTTTATGGAAGTATGAGTAATGCCCTCTACTTTATAGTAGCCTTTATACTTCTCCTACTTTTAGGATATAAAGCAGGTATTCTAATACTTACTATCTCTTTTTTACTCTATAGGTACAGTCTAAAAAAGATATCTCTTAAGGGAATAGTTGTCTCGATACTAGGGTTGATAGTTATACTGGCAGTTATGTCTAAGGTAATACTTCTATCCTCTGGACAGAGATGGAATATTGGTATCCTTAAAATACTATCTTACAGAGCCTACTTCGATATTACAGTGTTGGAGAAGATAGTAAACTACTCAACCCATACATTTGGTAAGATTGTATTGAACCCAGATGGTGAAAGACTCATTGGAGAGTTACTCTTTGGTTACTCCCACAACTTCACATCTACCATGTTTGGACCTGTATACTTAGATTTTGGTATCTATGGACTACTATTTGCAACACTACTAGGTTTATTCAGTAGGTCGATATATAAAGGAGATAGGAAAATATACTGTATATATGCAGCTATACTACTCTCTATGTGTGAGATAGGTATTAACTACGGATTTCTGATAGTTACCTTTCTTATGCTCTATGTAAATTCCCTGCTAAATCTTCGTAATAAACTTAAAAAATTTAATTAA
- a CDS encoding Hsp20/alpha crystallin family protein has product MFGRDPFSEIEKLMAEMFMTPMMGVSTRRGALTSTGLEISGRGFMPITVIEGDNNIKVIAMLPGVNKEDIVLNAIGDTLEIRAKRAPLMVTESERIIYSEIPEDEEVYRVIKLPATVKEDAASAKYENGLLIVNLPKAETSIRRGINIE; this is encoded by the coding sequence ATGTTTGGAAGGGATCCATTCAGTGAAATAGAAAAATTAATGGCAGAGATGTTTATGACCCCTATGATGGGAGTATCTACTAGAAGAGGAGCTCTAACTTCTACTGGTTTGGAGATCTCAGGTAGAGGATTCATGCCCATTACAGTAATAGAGGGAGACAACAATATAAAAGTTATTGCAATGCTCCCTGGTGTAAATAAGGAAGATATCGTATTAAACGCCATTGGAGACACCTTGGAGATCAGGGCTAAGAGGGCACCTTTGATGGTAACTGAATCTGAGAGAATCATATACTCCGAGATACCTGAAGATGAAGAGGTATATAGGGTAATAAAATTACCTGCAACTGTAAAGGAGGATGCTGCAAGTGCCAAGTATGAAAATGGACTTCTAATCGTAAACCTACCAAAGGCTGAAACCTCTATTAGAAGAGGTATTAACATAGAGTAA
- a CDS encoding CARDB domain-containing protein — protein sequence MKWKFLIAILLMSLIGICYGEDITVELVPSNVEVEVGNIFNLTLVVKNVPEDGKCGGFETEISYDSNVVNLTDIKLSEVGENASLKEVNLSSGKISLIWFSESPYGNFTLAVLSFKTLKPGEINITLKKTVIANDSGHSYNKDKIIIHPATVTVKGPNLNITNISIDTPYYRINTPINVTITNNGHLNNSRSFSVDLYADANKIGSITVNGLKIGESKTLTFNWTPEKIKPYTIVAVVDVGNVVPEENEDDNKIVKVVKVTEKPIYIKINPSNLTTDLDDTFTVNISLYGVDYRRPVKGIEGVLTYDPQVLTCTNFTFLVNATQDLKNITFERGKVIFKIIDGEINTSSIIATAIFKVIGVSTISISFEEVNISDVDGYLFKNITINPATVTIRGPNLNITNISIDTPYYRINTPINVTITNNGHLNNSRSFSVDLYADANKIGSITVNGLKIGESKTLTFNWTPEKIKPYTIVAVVDVGNVVPEENEDDNKIVKVVKVTEKPIYIKINPSNLTTDLDDTFTVNISLYGVDYRRPVKGIEGVLTYDPQVLTCTNFTFLVNATQDLKNITFERGKVIFKIIDGEINTSSIIATAIFKVIGVSTISISFEEVNISDVDGYLFKNITINPATVTIRGPNLNITNISIDTPYYRINTPINVTITNNGHLNNSRSFSVDLYADANKIGSITVNGLKIGESKTLTFNWTPEKIKPYTIVAVVDVGNVVPEENEDDNKIVKVVEVRPVTTYVKLYKISQDNNTIWATLDVLNIPEKRPVGGYDIYIKLENLSVINVTSIGISNWSLSNNILFITGYNFSKSGNFSITNITFNVTDTTYSIILHKIILSDIGGYPFKRVAIDIKNIKISENIKDIYPVELIITEDINITKLKAENLNDTLLIPILNESTNIIINESIIENITKILEVANNITNKTIKNESDVEEVVEKIKENITPVLAQNFKINNKTVNTTKVGNKVISTISFKAENTSKKGFITVRIPIGNLTVEKVTVFDGTTTVTLVENDIGNKIGWYRIPVKGVLEITLIKDPVVKVTLSAKLPPKKTTIKRSTDERDTPYTSSGGGPSPLTKIVARDIKSENIMYFVYKTKLIVGSEIDINLSAKYLKTDVNITDRSLEIKEDCILIGGPVANPVVKKYLNYFPVRVTNEYPGKHRGVIEVIKIDGHTVVLLAGSDRWGTKAAVEYFKTLEDLPDEPIFVEWRNGEAVRIERS from the coding sequence ATGAAATGGAAGTTTTTAATAGCAATTTTATTGATGTCATTGATTGGTATCTGTTATGGAGAGGATATCACAGTAGAACTTGTACCTAGTAATGTGGAGGTAGAGGTAGGAAATATTTTTAACTTAACTTTAGTTGTAAAGAATGTACCTGAGGATGGAAAATGTGGAGGTTTTGAAACTGAGATAAGTTATGATTCTAACGTAGTGAATTTAACTGATATTAAGTTAAGTGAAGTTGGAGAAAATGCTAGTTTAAAAGAAGTAAATCTTTCTTCTGGAAAAATAAGTTTAATATGGTTCTCTGAGTCACCCTATGGTAATTTCACCTTAGCTGTTCTATCCTTCAAGACATTAAAGCCTGGAGAGATAAATATAACTTTGAAAAAGACAGTAATAGCTAACGATAGTGGACATTCATATAATAAAGATAAAATTATAATCCACCCCGCCACAGTCACCGTTAAAGGTCCCAACCTAAACATAACAAACATCTCCATAGATACTCCTTACTACAGAATAAACACTCCAATAAATGTAACCATAACTAACAACGGTCATTTAAATAATAGCAGATCCTTCTCAGTGGATCTATATGCAGATGCTAACAAGATAGGATCTATAACTGTAAATGGGTTAAAGATAGGAGAAAGTAAAACTTTAACCTTCAACTGGACTCCTGAAAAGATTAAACCATACACCATAGTGGCAGTTGTAGATGTCGGGAACGTAGTACCCGAGGAGAATGAGGATGATAACAAAATTGTGAAGGTAGTTAAAGTTACTGAGAAACCAATATACATAAAAATAAATCCATCAAACTTAACAACTGACTTAGACGATACATTCACTGTAAATATCTCCCTATATGGTGTTGATTACAGAAGACCTGTAAAGGGAATAGAGGGAGTACTAACTTACGATCCACAGGTACTAACATGCACTAATTTCACATTCCTTGTAAATGCTACACAAGATCTTAAAAATATAACCTTCGAAAGAGGTAAAGTTATATTCAAGATAATAGACGGGGAAATAAATACTTCTAGTATAATAGCTACGGCAATATTCAAAGTTATAGGTGTAAGCACTATAAGTATTAGCTTCGAGGAAGTAAATATATCTGATGTAGATGGCTATCTCTTCAAAAATATAACTATCAATCCAGCAACGGTCACCATTAGAGGACCTAACCTAAACATAACAAACATCTCCATAGATACTCCTTACTACAGAATAAACACTCCAATAAATGTAACCATAACTAACAACGGTCATTTAAATAATAGCAGATCCTTCTCAGTGGATCTATATGCAGATGCTAACAAGATAGGATCTATAACTGTAAATGGGTTAAAGATAGGAGAAAGTAAAACTTTAACCTTCAACTGGACTCCTGAAAAGATTAAACCATACACCATAGTGGCAGTTGTAGATGTCGGGAACGTAGTACCCGAGGAGAATGAGGATGATAACAAAATTGTGAAGGTAGTTAAAGTTACTGAGAAACCAATATACATAAAAATAAATCCATCAAACTTAACAACTGACTTAGACGATACATTCACTGTAAATATCTCCCTATATGGTGTTGATTACAGAAGACCTGTAAAGGGAATAGAGGGAGTACTAACTTACGATCCACAGGTACTAACATGCACTAATTTCACATTCCTTGTAAATGCTACACAAGATCTTAAAAATATAACCTTCGAAAGAGGTAAAGTTATATTCAAGATAATAGACGGGGAAATAAATACTTCTAGTATAATAGCTACGGCAATATTCAAAGTTATAGGTGTAAGCACTATAAGTATTAGCTTCGAGGAAGTAAATATATCTGATGTAGATGGCTATCTCTTCAAAAATATAACTATCAATCCAGCAACGGTCACCATTAGAGGACCTAACCTAAACATAACAAACATCTCCATAGATACTCCTTACTACAGAATAAACACTCCAATAAATGTAACCATAACTAACAACGGTCATTTAAATAATAGCAGATCCTTCTCAGTGGATCTATATGCAGATGCTAACAAGATAGGATCTATAACTGTAAATGGGTTAAAGATAGGAGAAAGTAAAACTTTAACCTTCAACTGGACTCCTGAAAAGATTAAACCATACACCATAGTGGCAGTTGTAGATGTCGGGAACGTAGTACCCGAGGAGAATGAGGATGATAACAAAATTGTGAAGGTAGTTGAAGTTCGACCAGTAACCACCTATGTCAAACTGTACAAAATCTCTCAAGATAATAATACCATATGGGCAACATTAGATGTTTTAAATATCCCAGAGAAAAGACCTGTTGGAGGATATGACATATATATCAAATTAGAAAACCTATCAGTAATAAATGTTACTTCAATAGGGATATCCAATTGGAGTCTATCTAACAATATATTATTTATAACAGGTTACAACTTCTCTAAATCTGGAAATTTCTCAATAACTAATATTACCTTTAATGTAACTGATACAACCTACTCAATAATATTACATAAAATAATCCTTTCAGATATTGGAGGTTATCCTTTCAAAAGAGTGGCTATAGATATAAAGAATATAAAAATAAGTGAAAATATTAAAGATATATATCCAGTGGAATTAATAATAACAGAAGATATAAACATAACAAAATTAAAAGCAGAAAACTTAAATGACACATTGTTAATACCAATACTTAACGAAAGTACAAATATAATTATAAACGAAAGTATAATTGAAAACATAACTAAAATCCTCGAAGTGGCAAATAATATTACAAATAAAACAATTAAAAACGAATCTGATGTAGAAGAAGTAGTTGAAAAAATTAAAGAAAATATAACACCAGTGCTAGCTCAGAATTTTAAAATAAATAATAAAACAGTGAATACTACAAAAGTAGGAAACAAGGTAATATCTACTATCTCCTTCAAGGCAGAAAATACCTCCAAGAAAGGATTTATAACAGTTAGAATACCAATAGGCAATCTAACTGTAGAAAAGGTCACAGTATTCGATGGAACTACCACAGTAACCCTGGTAGAAAATGATATAGGGAATAAAATAGGATGGTACAGAATACCTGTCAAGGGAGTATTGGAGATAACACTAATAAAAGATCCCGTTGTAAAAGTTACACTCTCAGCAAAATTACCACCAAAGAAAACTACTATAAAAAGATCTACAGATGAAAGAGATACTCCTTACACTTCCAGTGGAGGAGGACCATCACCTCTCACTAAGATAGTAGCAAGGGATATCAAATCAGAAAATATAATGTATTTCGTATATAAAACAAAACTTATTGTAGGTTCCGAGATAGACATCAACCTCTCAGCAAAGTACCTAAAAACCGATGTAAATATAACTGACAGATCCTTAGAGATAAAAGAAGACTGTATTCTCATAGGGGGCCCTGTAGCAAACCCAGTTGTGAAAAAGTACCTGAATTACTTCCCAGTAAGAGTAACAAACGAATACCCAGGAAAACATAGGGGAGTGATAGAGGTAATTAAGATCGATGGCCATACAGTTGTCCTCCTGGCAGGTTCCGACAGATGGGGTACAAAGGCAGCAGTAGAGTACTTCAAAACCTTGGAAGATCTCCCAGATGAGCCTATCTTTGTGGAGTGGAGGAATGGGGAAGCAGTGAGGATAGAGAGGTCTTAA
- a CDS encoding ABC transporter substrate-binding protein yields MTKNIYIIPKVILSVVTLLILIMPVFAESNYNYRFGDVNEDGEINIADVVYLFKNRNLPFEDGDLNCDNSIDIADVVYLFKNYEKLKEPIKYAQNMNLKYYDEEGNEVNPYEGESWAYKIFVDDKDQKILLKNKSQPVPEWAKGKYDIVIDVPLENVVVMSSTHIALMMPLNDDGSVISSIKGIMWGSGYKWYFEEIEKRLENGSIIDVGSTREPNWDLIVNISPQVIFVYPGYDGDAIIEMCKELNITYVANAEYLEPTYLARCEWVKMFAAFYNKEDAAKKYFTRVEKRSLDVKRRTYNCDPNVLVAWGKNYRGWGVSVPKAQSYVAKGIMDFCHASYIFTDYPGTGSAKIDYETFAERAKDADIWVVPSTTKYLDTFKEDHPGYKEFKAVQNGRLFCISDDYWQLGLMKTDEVLMDLGAIIHPEAFKGRTTHFFLRYYPESNTAEPYTAN; encoded by the coding sequence ATGACAAAAAACATATATATTATTCCTAAAGTAATACTAAGTGTTGTAACTTTATTAATATTAATAATGCCCGTATTTGCAGAGAGCAACTACAATTACAGATTTGGGGATGTAAATGAAGATGGTGAAATAAATATTGCAGATGTAGTGTATCTATTTAAAAATAGGAACCTACCGTTTGAAGACGGAGATCTAAACTGTGACAACAGTATAGACATTGCAGATGTAGTGTATCTATTTAAAAATTACGAGAAATTGAAAGAACCTATAAAGTATGCTCAAAACATGAATCTAAAGTACTACGACGAGGAGGGTAATGAAGTAAATCCATATGAGGGAGAGAGTTGGGCTTATAAGATATTCGTGGATGATAAAGATCAGAAAATCTTACTGAAGAACAAGTCCCAGCCAGTACCTGAATGGGCTAAAGGTAAGTACGATATAGTAATAGATGTACCACTGGAGAACGTTGTCGTCATGAGTTCAACACACATTGCACTAATGATGCCCTTAAATGACGATGGATCTGTGATATCCTCAATAAAGGGAATTATGTGGGGTAGTGGATACAAGTGGTACTTTGAGGAGATAGAGAAGAGACTTGAGAATGGATCTATAATAGACGTTGGTTCAACCCGGGAGCCAAACTGGGATCTAATAGTAAATATCTCTCCACAGGTAATATTCGTATATCCAGGGTACGATGGAGATGCAATAATAGAAATGTGTAAGGAGTTAAATATAACCTACGTTGCAAATGCAGAGTACTTGGAACCAACATACTTAGCAAGGTGTGAATGGGTAAAGATGTTTGCAGCATTCTACAACAAGGAAGATGCTGCCAAGAAGTACTTCACAAGGGTTGAGAAGAGATCCTTAGATGTAAAGAGAAGAACCTACAACTGTGATCCAAATGTGTTAGTTGCCTGGGGTAAGAACTATCGAGGATGGGGTGTATCTGTACCTAAGGCTCAATCCTACGTTGCCAAGGGAATAATGGACTTCTGCCACGCATCTTACATATTCACCGACTATCCAGGTACAGGTAGTGCAAAGATAGACTATGAAACCTTTGCAGAGAGGGCAAAGGACGCTGATATATGGGTAGTGCCATCAACAACTAAGTACTTAGATACCTTTAAGGAGGATCACCCTGGATATAAGGAATTCAAAGCTGTGCAAAATGGAAGGTTATTCTGTATAAGTGATGACTACTGGCAACTTGGACTGATGAAAACCGACGAGGTTCTAATGGACTTAGGTGCTATAATACATCCTGAGGCATTCAAGGGAAGAACAACCCACTTCTTCCTGAGGTACTACCCAGAGAGTAACACTGCAGAACCTTATACTGCGAATTAA
- a CDS encoding cellulosome anchoring protein cohesin region — translation MKKIFPISILFVVLLLVEGVLASENIYLKVDMPKKIEIGKNFTIDVDVNLNRNISGFECKIDTPIYGAECIQFINATGNEKIKEKAGRFYLLDLKNNSVFIRFVLLDKPLNSDFHLITVKGRALKKGNLTIRFSAVASDENGNAIKISPVTYHLEIVGNSQDSSKKTEDNNVFSWIIEIISNILRMIFGG, via the coding sequence ATGAAGAAAATATTTCCCATAAGTATACTATTTGTAGTTTTGCTATTAGTAGAAGGGGTTTTAGCGTCAGAGAATATCTATCTAAAGGTAGACATGCCTAAAAAGATAGAAATAGGTAAAAATTTTACCATAGATGTAGATGTTAATTTAAATAGAAATATCTCTGGTTTTGAATGTAAGATCGACACACCTATCTACGGTGCAGAGTGTATCCAATTTATAAATGCTACGGGAAATGAAAAAATAAAAGAAAAAGCAGGGAGATTTTACCTATTAGATTTAAAAAATAACTCAGTGTTTATCAGATTTGTTCTTTTAGATAAACCTCTAAATTCAGATTTCCATCTAATTACAGTAAAAGGAAGAGCACTAAAAAAGGGGAATCTAACTATTAGATTCAGTGCAGTAGCCTCAGATGAAAATGGTAATGCCATCAAAATATCTCCCGTAACCTATCACTTAGAGATAGTTGGTAACAGCCAGGACAGTAGCAAAAAAACAGAGGATAATAACGTATTCTCTTGGATAATTGAGATCATATCAAATATCCTAAGAATGATATTCGGTGGTTAA
- a CDS encoding PKD domain-containing protein, producing MKPITILLLMVFFLFIPLSQGENITVELVPRSVEVEIGSTFNLDLVVKNVPEDGKCQGFETEIHYDPDIVNLSNIQLSEVGERAGDFTTIKINPTYGYMSLMWLSDPPYGNFTLATLSFKALNPGEVNVTLRDVAISDENGHSYKNIVKYPATVTVKSINESIGILTLKNFKINSKIDGILSLIVAETPVKNISGKIVFSNVSLVGVPVPLDVGMSRNYSYSIENNTFLFFTALSKEYENKTAFNFLKIPLLINSSSYNISINLWINGKLVENVSIIKEENTTPKYSGLIFYVDGDYREKINISLGYSKEIKLKVYNVNRNLTNFSGCIFINNSLFKVSNYRVPEYSKIYKRINFSNITYNNSYLYFNISLTNGTNGTYSILKFTISPKVNENISSLIYLENLSIYENCTELSLPYKNLTVNIIKRRENTPPKLKVVLFIEDNKKVHFRALGYDADNETLRYFWDFGDGKNSTLQDPVHIYTNCTTYLVSCTVWDSFNESDKVEFILPIVDVSPLESYSIIDINTSHNNSKNYTIYLNLSLKNPFEYKVGGYINFVNYYNNYYPPKLQYYIELDPNETKSLLIPINITKSCDIKWNVVYYPLYKDKLLGDAELKYYQWDFEKKIDVSKYSKKPIEESIVYKYINTYSKVVNISTPKVVVKIIRCYDGEYIVSKDIVVSTKSIYFYIATSLSGFMIGLITILTVIKKRGL from the coding sequence ATGAAACCCATAACTATTTTGTTGTTAATGGTATTTTTTTTATTTATTCCACTATCTCAAGGAGAGAACATTACAGTGGAACTTGTACCTCGTAGTGTAGAGGTAGAGATCGGAAGTACCTTTAACTTAGATCTAGTTGTAAAGAATGTTCCTGAGGATGGAAAGTGTCAAGGTTTTGAAACTGAGATACATTACGATCCTGATATTGTAAATTTAAGTAATATTCAATTAAGTGAGGTTGGAGAGAGAGCTGGTGATTTTACTACTATAAAGATAAACCCCACCTATGGATACATGTCTCTAATGTGGCTCTCTGATCCACCCTATGGTAACTTTACCTTGGCTACCCTCTCCTTCAAGGCGTTGAATCCTGGAGAGGTAAATGTAACTTTAAGAGATGTAGCAATATCTGACGAGAATGGACATTCGTATAAAAATATAGTGAAATATCCAGCAACAGTAACAGTGAAATCCATAAATGAATCCATAGGAATTCTAACACTGAAAAATTTCAAGATAAACAGTAAAATAGATGGTATTTTATCTCTAATTGTGGCAGAAACACCTGTAAAGAATATATCTGGAAAAATAGTTTTTAGTAACGTATCTCTCGTAGGAGTGCCCGTACCTCTCGATGTAGGCATGTCTAGAAATTACAGTTACTCCATAGAGAATAATACTTTCTTATTCTTCACAGCCCTCTCTAAGGAGTATGAAAATAAAACAGCATTTAATTTCTTAAAGATACCATTATTGATAAACAGTTCCTCTTACAACATATCTATAAATCTATGGATAAACGGAAAGTTAGTAGAAAATGTATCTATTATTAAGGAGGAAAATACCACTCCAAAATACAGTGGTTTAATTTTCTATGTAGATGGAGATTATAGAGAGAAGATAAACATATCCTTAGGTTATTCAAAAGAAATAAAATTAAAAGTATACAACGTTAATAGAAACCTCACCAATTTCTCTGGATGTATCTTTATAAACAACTCCCTCTTTAAAGTTTCTAACTACAGAGTACCTGAGTACTCTAAAATATATAAGAGGATAAATTTCTCCAACATTACCTACAACAACAGTTATCTATACTTTAACATCTCCCTTACAAATGGAACAAATGGGACTTACAGTATATTAAAATTTACAATATCTCCCAAGGTTAATGAAAACATCTCCTCTCTTATTTATCTAGAAAATCTTTCCATATACGAAAACTGTACAGAATTATCACTTCCCTATAAAAATCTCACAGTAAATATAATAAAAAGAAGAGAGAATACGCCTCCAAAGTTGAAAGTAGTTCTCTTTATAGAGGATAATAAAAAAGTTCATTTCAGAGCCTTAGGTTACGATGCAGATAACGAGACGTTGAGATACTTCTGGGACTTTGGAGATGGGAAAAATTCAACGTTACAGGATCCTGTACATATATACACTAACTGTACTACATATTTAGTATCCTGTACAGTGTGGGACAGTTTTAATGAGAGTGATAAGGTAGAGTTCATACTTCCTATAGTAGATGTATCACCCCTTGAATCCTACTCTATAATTGATATAAATACTTCTCATAACAACTCTAAAAACTACACCATTTATTTAAATCTCTCTTTAAAAAATCCCTTTGAATATAAAGTAGGAGGATACATCAACTTTGTAAATTACTACAACAATTACTACCCCCCAAAGCTACAGTACTATATAGAGTTAGATCCTAATGAGACTAAAAGTTTACTGATCCCCATTAATATCACTAAATCCTGTGACATAAAATGGAATGTAGTGTATTATCCACTATACAAGGATAAACTCCTAGGGGATGCGGAACTTAAGTACTATCAATGGGATTTTGAGAAAAAGATAGATGTATCAAAGTACAGTAAAAAACCCATAGAGGAGAGTATAGTATATAAATATATAAATACTTACTCCAAGGTAGTGAATATCAGTACTCCCAAGGTAGTGGTGAAGATAATAAGGTGTTACGATGGAGAGTATATCGTATCTAAGGATATTGTTGTTAGTACAAAATCTATATACTTCTACATCGCTACGTCTCTCTCTGGGTTTATGATAGGATTGATAACAATATTAACTGTTATAAAAAAGAGAGGATTATAA